The genomic segment CTCGCGGCTGACATCGGGCAGCTGCCGCTCGAACACCGGGGCGCTGGCGAAGAAGAGGCTGCCATAGGGCTGCAGCACGAGCACCTCGCCCGCCGGCACGACGGCCGGCGGGTCGCTCTCGCGCATGCGGCCGTCGGGAGACAGGCTCACCGCGCGCACGCGCACGCTGTTGGACTGCTCGGCGACGTACAGGATCACCCCGAGTCCCACCCCGACCAGCACCGCGAACTGCAGCGGGATGATCAGGGTGAGCCCGAAGGTCACGGCCATCACGGCGGTGGGCAGCGGCCCGGACTTCATCACCGAGTAGACCCGGCTGGGCTTGACCGCGCGCCAGCCGACGACGATCAGCAGCCCCGCGAGGGCGGGCATCGCGACGTAGGCGACGAGGTCGGACGCGAGGAAGATGACCAGCGCCATGACGACGCCCGCGATGAAGAGCGCCGCCCGCGAGCGGGCGCCCGCCTGCACGATGAGCGACGAGCCCGACATCGACCCGCCCACCGGCATGCCCTGGAACACCCCCGACACCACGTTGCCCAGCCCCTGCCCCAGGAAGTCGCGGTTGGCGTCGGCACGCCGGCCGTCGGGCGTGGGGATGCCGGCAGACACCGCCGCGCCCTGCACGAGGCCGATGAACGCCAGCGACAGGGCGGGGATCACGAGCGCCGGCACATCGCCGAGGCTGGGCAGCACCGGCGCCGGCAGGCCTCGCGGCACGTCGACGATGTCGCGCAGCAGCACCACGTCGCCCCTCACCCAGAGGTTCAGCAGCACCGCGCAGACCGATCCCACGACGACCGCGATGACGAGCCCCAGGCTTCCCACCCGCGTGGGGAGCAGGACCACGATCACGAGCACCGAGATCGCGCCGACGACGAGCGAGGGGATGCTCCACTGCCCGACGTGGACGAGCACGTCCAGCGTCTTGAGCAGCCGGTTGGCGCCCTCCGCCTGGTATCCGGTGAAGTTGGACAGCTGCCCGAGCACGATGTTGACGCCGATCGCGGTGACGAAGCCGGTCATCACCGCGGTCGGGACGAAGCTGATCAGGCGTCCGCCGCGGAGCAGTCCCGCGACGGCCATGATGATTCCGGTGAGGATGGCCAGCGTGAAGAGGCCACGGCTCGGGTCGGGCAGGCGGTCGAGTTCGGCGTCCGACACCACCAGCGCCATCGCGCTGGTGGCCTGCACCGCCATGAAGGCGCTGCTGGTGAGCGCGGCCGCGCCCACCATGCCGAAGAGATAGCCGTAGAGACCGGCGAGGGGGTTCACCCCCGCCAGCAGGCCCGCCGCCAGCCCATCCGGCACCGCTTCGACACCGAGGATGACCCCCGCGACGGCGTCTTTGCGAAGGGTCGCGCGCGTGAACCACGTGCGCGGGTCGAGCGGCATGCGCCCAAGGTAGCGAAGGCCTCTCGACCGCGGTCGGGACTCGTGCGCATTCGCCCGTCGCCGCGCGAAATTCACGCGACCTGCGTGACGAAAGTCCTTCCCAGGCTTCTCTCAGCCTCGGTAGCTTGTCGATCGACGTCGGGCCGCCGCTCGGACGGCGTCAGTCCGGCACCTCGCCGCCACGAAAGGACCCGCACATGAGCAACAAGAACGACACCACCGTCACGGGCTGGGTGGGCTGGGGCGTCTTCGCCGCCGTGGTCCTCATCATCGCCGGCACCATCGACGCCTTCCACGGCCTTCAGGCGCTGATCGGGCCCGACACCGCCTTCTTCCTCGGCGAGTCGGCGCTGTTCTCCCTCGACATCCAGTCGTGGGGATGGTGGCACCTGATCATCGGCCTGCTGCTGATCCTCACCGGTATCGCGCTGCTGACCGGAGCGACGTGGGCGCGCGTGGTCGCCATCATCCTCGTCGCGCTCAACGCGATCGGGCAGCTGACCCTCATCGCCGCGCAGCCGTGGCTGTCGCTGGCGGTGCTGGCGCTGGACATCCTGGTGATCTACGCCCTGACCGTCCACGGCCGCGAGCTCAAGGAGTACGCGCGCTGACCCGCCTCCGGGCCGCCTGACGTCGTCTGCGTCAGGCGACCGGCTCGAGAACGGATGCCTCGGCCACCGCTTCGGCGGAGGCCGGGGCATCCGTCATCGCGGCGTCGTCGCAGACCTCGTCGAGGCTGCAGGCGAACCGGGCGCGGTAGGCGGTCGGTGTGATGCCGAGCACGCGCGCGAAGTTCTGCCGCAGCACGGCGGCCGAACCGAAGCCGGACTCGTAGGCGATGCGGTCGAGCCCCAGGTCGGTCTTCTCGAGAAGACGCTGGGCGTGGATGATCCGCTGTCGCGCGAGCCACGCGGCCGGCGTGGCGCCGAAGTCGGCCTTGAACCGTCGGGCGAACGTGCGCGGCGACATGTGGGCCTTGGCGGCGAGCTGGTCGACGGTGAGGTCCAGGCGGAGGTTGTCGAGCATCCAGTCGGTGACGGGCGCGAGCGAGAGCGACGTCGTCGCCGGCAGCGGGTTCGCGATGAACTGCGCCTGCCCGCCGTCACGCTGCGGCGGCACCACCATGCGGCGGGCGATCTTGTTGGTGAGCTCCGCGCCGAGCTCCTGACGCAGCAGGTGCAGGCACGCGTCGAGGCCCGCCGCGGTGCCGGCGCTCGTGATGATGCGGCCGTCCTGCACGTAGAGCACGTCGGGGTCGACGTCGATGGCGGGGTACATCTCCTTCATCTTCTGCGCGAACATCCAGTGGGTGGTCGCGCGGCGGCCGTCGAGCACGCCCGAGGCCGCCAGCACGAACGAGCCGCTGCAGACGCTCAGCACCCACGCGCCGCGCGCGACGGCGTGACGGATGACATCGAGCACGCGCGGGTCGACGCGGCCCCAGTACTGGTGCGGGATGGGCGAGACCACGACCAGGTCGGCCTCGTACGCGAACGACAGGTCGGCCGCGACGTTGATCGAGAAGCCCATCTTGGACTCCACCGCACCGGGCTCGGGCGTGACGACGCGGAAGTCGAAGTTCGGGATGCCGTCCTCCGTGCGGTCGAGGCCGAACGCCTCGCACGCCACGCCGAACTCGAACGGGGCGAATCCGTCCGTCACGATGCAGGCGACCGTCTTCATCTCGGGTCCTCTCGGTGCTTATCTGAGGCTCCTGCCAGCGTGGCAGTTTTCCTGCGGTGTGTGTCCATCCTGCCACTCGTGGCAGTCACAACGCAAGCGTAGCGTTTCTGCCATGTTCATGGTGATTCTTCTCACAGCACTGTCCGCGGTGGCCGTCGCTTCCACGATCGCCGCCCTCCGCTCCGACGGCTACCGTCGGATTCCCACCGACCGCGCCCGTCTTCCCTGAGTCCGGCCCGCGGCCCCCATTCCGAACTCGAGGACTCCTCGCCTGAGGAGTCCTCGACTGTGCGGGCGGCAACCGCCGGGCGCGGACGTCAGGAGGTGACGCGCTCGTAGACGGCGATCATCGCCGCCGTCCGCGACGACTGACGGAAGCGCTCGCGCATGGTCGGGTCCGGCACGCGCGCGGTGCCGGCGGAGATGTCGGATGCCGCGGCCCGCAGCGCCTCCGCCAGCGCCGCGGTCGAGGCATCCGGCGTCCTCCCGTCGCCGACGGGCCAATAGCCGGTCTCGAGCTCGGCGCCGAGGTCGGGGTCGCTGACGATCGCCGGCGTCCCCAGCGACGCCGCCTCGAAGATCGTCATGCCCTGCGTCTCGAAGCCGATCGAGGTCTGCACCACCGCGTCCGCGGCGGCGATGCGCCGCAGCGTCTGCGGGTAGGGCATGCGACCGGCGAAGGTCACCGTGGCGCGGGGCCGCAGCCTGTCGACGAGCCGCCGTGCCGCACGCAGCTGCCCGCCGCCGCCGATGATCTCGACGTCGGCGTCGACGCCCGATGCGGCGAGCGCCTCGAGAAACGGCAGCAGCCGCTTCTCGGGGCTCATGCGGCCGAGCCACACGAACCGCGGCCGGCCGGACGGACGCCCGGCGGGCTGCTCGGCCAGCACCTCGTCGAGGATGTCGTCGTCGATGCCGTTCCAGATCACGTCGACCGCCGCCGGGCTCTCCCCCGCGCGGCCCGGCGCACTCCCACGGCGACTGCGCGGCACCGCGCCGTGCGCGTCGAGGCGGCGGGCGAAGTGCGACGACGGGGCGGTGACGGCATCCGAGCGCGACGCGAACCGGCGGAGGTACGCCCAGCCGTCCCGCCCGGCGGGCCTCTCGCCGACGACGCCCAGGGCGCGCCGCTGCCACGCGTTGAGCACCCGCAGCACGGTCTTCGGCAGCGGCGCGGTCGCCTCGACCCCCACGTCCACGCGGTTGTGCATCGTGTGCACCACCGGCAGGCCATGGCGCTGGGCGAAGCGGTGCCCGATGAACGCGCCCCAGAAGTCCGCCTGCACGTGGACGACGTCCACCGGCGGACGCCCGGTCTCGTCCGAGAGGCGCCGAAGGGCGGCATCCAGCCATCGATCGGTGCGCCGGCCCGGCCACGCCATCGCGTACTCGCGGTCGAGCGTGAGGGGGATCGAGGGCAGATCGAGATACGACGGATCGGATGCCTCCGCCCGTGCCCGCCGCCCGTGCATGCCCGGCGCGACGAGCGTCACCGTGTGCCCCGCCTTCTCGAGGAAGCGGCGCTGCAGCCGCATCGACACCTGCGCCCCGCCGAGCGACTCGACGTGCTGGTCGCCGAACATCAGGACGTGCACGGCGGCTACTCCGGAAGCGGCTCGCCGCGGTACAGCGCCTCGAACGTGTCGAGCGTGCGGCGCATGTCGTGCACCTTCACTCCCTCGAGCGAGGCCTGCTGCATGCGCAGGCGCTCTTCGGGCGACTGCGTGAGCACGGTGGTGAGCTTGGCCGCGAGATCCTCCACGTCGCCGGGACGGAACAGGTAGCCGTTCTCGCCGTCGTGGACGAGGTGCGGAAGCGCGACGGCGTCGGCGGCGACGATCGGCAGCCCCGAGGCCATCGCCTCCATGGTGGCGATGGACTGCAGCTCGGCGATCGAGGCGATGGCGAACAGGCTCGCGTTCGTGAGGAGCGACCGCAGCTCCTCGTCACTGGTGTGCCCGTGGAAGTGCACGCGTTCCGACAGCCCCAGCTCGTCGGTGACCTGTTCGAGGTTGCGTCGCTGGTCGCCGCTTCCCACGATGTCGAACCGCACGTCGAGGGCGGGGTCGAGGGCGGCGATCGCGCGCAGGATCACGTCGATCTGCTTCTCGGTGGTGAGGCGCCCGACGAAGACGATGCGGTGCGCATCGCGCGGGGTGAGGTCGGCGGTGTAGTTCGACGCGTCGATGCCGCAGCTGACCGGGATGACGCCGGTGATGTCGATGGTCGACTCGAGGAAGTCCGCGGCCTTGCGGGTCGGCGTGGTGACCGCACGCGTCAGGTCGAACGTGCGCTTGGCGTCAGCCCACGCGATCTTGACGAACCGCTTGTTGAGCACATCGGGCAGGGTCGTGAAGTCGAGGATGTTCTCGGCCATCACGTGGTTGGTCGCGACGATCGGGATGCCGCGCTTGGCCGCTTCGCGCGCCAGGCCGCGCCCGATGACGATGTGCGACTGGATGTGCACGACGTCGGGCTTGACCGTGTCGAGCACCCGCCGGGCGTAGTGCTTCGCGCGGAACGGCATGACGAACGTCAGCCAGTCGTGCGGGTACCAGCGCCACGACGGCAGCCGGTGCATCGTCATCGGCTGGCCCTCGATCACCTCGGTGAAGGTGCCGTGCTCGCGGTGCGTCTTGCTCGGCGCCATCACGTGCACGTCGTGGCCGCGCCCGACCAGGCCTGCCGCCAGACGCTCGGCGAACCGCGCGGCGCCGTTGACATGCGGCAGGAACGTGTCGGCGCCGATGAGGATCGTGAGGGGGCTCGGACTTGCGGGATCGGAGGCGTCGGGCGTCGCAGGATCGGTCACGTGATGGGGGCCTGTCTGTGCGGCGGGGGCGCGCGGGGGGTCGGGACACGCGCGGGCTCCACTGTACCCGAGGGGTCTCGCCGACTCCCCAGGAACGCGCCAGACGGCCGCCGTACGCTGGGGGCATGCCCCGACTGCAGGCCGACGCCGACCCCAGCCTCTGGGTGGCCGTGACCGAATCCCTCGGCTTCCGCGGCCGCCGCCACCGCAAAGCCGCCATCCGCATGCTGCTGACCCAGGCGCAGACCGCCTTCGCCGGCGCATCCGGTGCCGCCCTTCCCCCGGGTGGCGACGCGGGCACCGGCACC from the Microbacterium atlanticum genome contains:
- a CDS encoding SulP family inorganic anion transporter, with amino-acid sequence MPLDPRTWFTRATLRKDAVAGVILGVEAVPDGLAAGLLAGVNPLAGLYGYLFGMVGAAALTSSAFMAVQATSAMALVVSDAELDRLPDPSRGLFTLAILTGIIMAVAGLLRGGRLISFVPTAVMTGFVTAIGVNIVLGQLSNFTGYQAEGANRLLKTLDVLVHVGQWSIPSLVVGAISVLVIVVLLPTRVGSLGLVIAVVVGSVCAVLLNLWVRGDVVLLRDIVDVPRGLPAPVLPSLGDVPALVIPALSLAFIGLVQGAAVSAGIPTPDGRRADANRDFLGQGLGNVVSGVFQGMPVGGSMSGSSLIVQAGARSRAALFIAGVVMALVIFLASDLVAYVAMPALAGLLIVVGWRAVKPSRVYSVMKSGPLPTAVMAVTFGLTLIIPLQFAVLVGVGLGVILYVAEQSNSVRVRAVSLSPDGRMRESDPPAVVPAGEVLVLQPYGSLFFASAPVFERQLPDVSRESAGSVVIVRLRGTDEIGLSHVEVLRRFAAQLRDAGSSLKIVAVEGRVISQLDAGGLTAEIGARNVYRGTEWVGETVRAAYRDARDELRGR
- a CDS encoding DUF7144 family membrane protein → MSNKNDTTVTGWVGWGVFAAVVLIIAGTIDAFHGLQALIGPDTAFFLGESALFSLDIQSWGWWHLIIGLLLILTGIALLTGATWARVVAIILVALNAIGQLTLIAAQPWLSLAVLALDILVIYALTVHGRELKEYAR
- a CDS encoding GlxA family transcriptional regulator, with amino-acid sequence MKTVACIVTDGFAPFEFGVACEAFGLDRTEDGIPNFDFRVVTPEPGAVESKMGFSINVAADLSFAYEADLVVVSPIPHQYWGRVDPRVLDVIRHAVARGAWVLSVCSGSFVLAASGVLDGRRATTHWMFAQKMKEMYPAIDVDPDVLYVQDGRIITSAGTAAGLDACLHLLRQELGAELTNKIARRMVVPPQRDGGQAQFIANPLPATTSLSLAPVTDWMLDNLRLDLTVDQLAAKAHMSPRTFARRFKADFGATPAAWLARQRIIHAQRLLEKTDLGLDRIAYESGFGSAAVLRQNFARVLGITPTAYRARFACSLDEVCDDAAMTDAPASAEAVAEASVLEPVA
- a CDS encoding glycosyltransferase family 4 protein; the protein is MHVLMFGDQHVESLGGAQVSMRLQRRFLEKAGHTVTLVAPGMHGRRARAEASDPSYLDLPSIPLTLDREYAMAWPGRRTDRWLDAALRRLSDETGRPPVDVVHVQADFWGAFIGHRFAQRHGLPVVHTMHNRVDVGVEATAPLPKTVLRVLNAWQRRALGVVGERPAGRDGWAYLRRFASRSDAVTAPSSHFARRLDAHGAVPRSRRGSAPGRAGESPAAVDVIWNGIDDDILDEVLAEQPAGRPSGRPRFVWLGRMSPEKRLLPFLEALAASGVDADVEIIGGGGQLRAARRLVDRLRPRATVTFAGRMPYPQTLRRIAAADAVVQTSIGFETQGMTIFEAASLGTPAIVSDPDLGAELETGYWPVGDGRTPDASTAALAEALRAAASDISAGTARVPDPTMRERFRQSSRTAAMIAVYERVTS
- a CDS encoding glycosyltransferase produces the protein MTDPATPDASDPASPSPLTILIGADTFLPHVNGAARFAERLAAGLVGRGHDVHVMAPSKTHREHGTFTEVIEGQPMTMHRLPSWRWYPHDWLTFVMPFRAKHYARRVLDTVKPDVVHIQSHIVIGRGLAREAAKRGIPIVATNHVMAENILDFTTLPDVLNKRFVKIAWADAKRTFDLTRAVTTPTRKAADFLESTIDITGVIPVSCGIDASNYTADLTPRDAHRIVFVGRLTTEKQIDVILRAIAALDPALDVRFDIVGSGDQRRNLEQVTDELGLSERVHFHGHTSDEELRSLLTNASLFAIASIAELQSIATMEAMASGLPIVAADAVALPHLVHDGENGYLFRPGDVEDLAAKLTTVLTQSPEERLRMQQASLEGVKVHDMRRTLDTFEALYRGEPLPE